The following coding sequences are from one Aggregicoccus sp. 17bor-14 window:
- the treY gene encoding malto-oligosyltrehalose synthase → MAREELDEVSPETHFTAPEGPQAVHAQQGPAEAPADAGAEALYARAREDLLARRSTPLSTYRLQFHAGFRFEDALAQVPYLKALGVSHLYASPYLKAAPGSTHGYDVVDHTQLNPEVGTPEQHARLCAALQEAGLGQVLDVVPNHMGIERFNPLWFDVLENGPSSVYAAFFDVDWDPVKAELKDKVLLPILGDQYGVVLEKGELKLSFQDGAFSVNYYDHRFPVAPRQYARVLELGLERLEAQLGESDPHFVELQSILTALHHLPPRTETERARVRERAREKEVIKRRLAAVAAASPPVAAYIAENVRTFNGTPGDARSFDRLDALLQGCSYRLAHWRVAGEEINYRRFFDINGLAALRVEDPEVFEEAHALVFKWLCEAKVTGLRIDHPDGLFDPTAYFLNLQERYFLEHARALHTRSGNARDGAPFESLVPALKARWRREVEQDPASPLRKALYVVVEKIQGGKERIPEDWAVHGTTGYRYANAVGGVFVDPSAERALTETYERYADRAAGTEDFEELVYTKKQLIMRVSMASEINVLARELNRISEMNRRSRDFTLNALRRALVEFIALFPVYRTYVDGWRPELDARDVQYVEWTIARAKARNTTTNASIYDFLRDILLRRYPEHLDEREKSVMLRFAMKLQQVTGPVMAKGLEDTAFYVYNRFVALNEVGGEPEHFGTSPETFHQRNVERAENWPASMLSSSTHDTKRSEDVRARLFVLSELPDAWRHQVRRWARQTQKHVTDLQGREAPSPNDTYLFFQTVVGAWPMGDALESLSGEAFEDFRRRMREYMAKAVKEAKENSSWTNPDEAYDAAVARFVDACLDPKKSPVFLRDVQAFKRRIERAGQHNALGQLLLKLASPGAVDTYQGCELWDLSLVDPDNRRPVDFALRARLLEALDQEAKQDAAGLAQALAADMTDGRAKLYLLAAGLRLRQRHPQLFREGNYVALAAEGPRASAQVSFVREGGGACLLASAPRFTLSALEEQGLARASEGTRLRLPASWAGRTLRCTLTGREVQVPADGALELAPLLERFPVVLLEGAGGGGG, encoded by the coding sequence ATGGCACGCGAGGAGCTGGACGAGGTGAGCCCCGAGACCCATTTCACGGCCCCGGAGGGGCCGCAGGCCGTGCACGCGCAGCAGGGGCCGGCCGAGGCTCCGGCCGACGCCGGGGCCGAGGCGCTCTACGCCCGCGCGCGCGAGGACCTGCTCGCCCGGCGCTCGACGCCCCTGTCCACCTACCGGCTGCAGTTCCACGCGGGCTTCCGCTTCGAGGACGCGCTCGCGCAGGTGCCCTATCTGAAGGCGCTCGGGGTGAGCCACCTGTACGCGAGCCCCTACCTCAAGGCGGCGCCCGGCAGCACGCACGGCTACGACGTGGTGGACCACACCCAGCTCAACCCCGAGGTGGGCACGCCCGAGCAGCACGCGCGCCTGTGCGCCGCGCTGCAGGAGGCGGGGCTGGGGCAGGTGCTGGACGTGGTGCCCAACCACATGGGCATCGAGCGCTTCAACCCGCTCTGGTTCGACGTGCTGGAGAACGGCCCCTCCAGCGTCTACGCGGCCTTCTTCGATGTGGACTGGGACCCGGTGAAGGCGGAGCTCAAGGACAAGGTCCTGCTGCCCATCCTCGGAGACCAGTACGGCGTGGTGCTGGAGAAGGGGGAGCTGAAGCTCTCCTTCCAGGACGGCGCCTTCAGCGTGAACTATTACGATCACCGCTTCCCGGTGGCGCCGCGCCAGTACGCGCGGGTGCTGGAGCTGGGGCTCGAGCGGCTCGAGGCGCAGCTGGGCGAGAGCGACCCGCACTTCGTGGAGCTGCAGTCCATCCTCACCGCGCTGCACCACCTGCCGCCGCGCACCGAGACCGAGCGCGCCCGGGTGCGCGAGCGGGCGCGCGAGAAGGAGGTCATCAAGCGGCGGCTCGCGGCGGTGGCTGCGGCGAGCCCCCCGGTCGCCGCGTACATCGCGGAGAACGTGCGGACCTTCAACGGCACGCCCGGCGATGCGCGCTCCTTCGACCGGCTGGACGCGCTGCTGCAGGGCTGCAGCTACCGGCTCGCGCACTGGCGGGTGGCAGGCGAGGAGATCAACTACCGGCGCTTCTTCGACATCAACGGCCTCGCCGCGCTGCGCGTGGAGGACCCCGAGGTGTTCGAGGAGGCGCACGCGCTCGTCTTCAAGTGGCTGTGCGAGGCCAAGGTGACGGGCCTGCGCATCGACCACCCGGACGGCCTCTTCGACCCGACGGCCTACTTCCTCAACCTGCAGGAGCGCTACTTCCTCGAGCACGCGCGCGCGCTGCACACCCGCAGTGGCAACGCCCGTGACGGGGCGCCCTTCGAGTCGCTGGTGCCTGCGCTCAAGGCGCGCTGGCGCCGCGAGGTGGAGCAGGACCCGGCGTCCCCGCTGCGCAAGGCGCTGTACGTGGTGGTGGAGAAGATCCAGGGCGGCAAGGAGCGCATCCCCGAGGACTGGGCGGTGCACGGCACCACGGGCTACCGCTACGCGAACGCGGTGGGCGGCGTGTTCGTGGACCCCTCGGCCGAGCGCGCCCTCACCGAGACCTACGAGCGCTACGCGGACCGGGCGGCGGGGACGGAGGACTTCGAGGAGCTGGTCTACACGAAGAAGCAGCTCATCATGCGGGTGAGCATGGCCTCCGAGATCAACGTGCTCGCGCGCGAGCTCAACCGCATCTCGGAGATGAACCGGCGCAGCCGCGACTTCACGCTCAATGCGCTGCGCCGCGCGCTGGTGGAGTTCATCGCGCTGTTCCCCGTGTACCGCACCTACGTGGACGGCTGGCGCCCCGAGCTGGACGCGCGCGACGTGCAGTACGTGGAGTGGACCATCGCGCGGGCCAAGGCGCGCAACACCACGACCAACGCCTCCATCTACGACTTCCTGCGCGACATCCTCCTGCGCCGCTACCCCGAGCACCTGGACGAGCGCGAGAAGAGCGTGATGCTGCGCTTCGCGATGAAGCTGCAGCAGGTGACGGGCCCGGTGATGGCCAAGGGGCTCGAGGACACCGCCTTCTACGTCTACAACCGCTTCGTCGCGCTCAACGAGGTCGGCGGCGAGCCGGAGCACTTCGGCACCTCTCCCGAGACCTTCCACCAGCGCAACGTGGAGCGCGCGGAGAACTGGCCCGCGAGCATGCTCAGCAGCAGCACGCACGACACCAAGCGCAGCGAGGACGTGCGCGCGCGGCTCTTCGTGCTCAGCGAGCTGCCGGACGCGTGGCGCCACCAGGTGCGGCGCTGGGCGCGCCAGACGCAGAAGCACGTGACGGACCTGCAGGGGCGCGAGGCCCCCAGCCCCAACGACACCTACCTCTTCTTCCAGACGGTGGTGGGGGCCTGGCCGATGGGAGACGCGCTCGAGAGCCTCTCCGGCGAGGCCTTCGAGGACTTCCGCCGCCGCATGCGCGAGTACATGGCCAAGGCGGTGAAGGAGGCGAAGGAGAACAGCTCCTGGACCAACCCGGACGAGGCCTACGACGCGGCGGTGGCCCGGTTCGTGGACGCCTGCCTCGACCCGAAGAAGAGCCCCGTCTTCCTGCGCGACGTGCAGGCCTTCAAGCGGCGCATCGAGCGCGCGGGGCAGCACAACGCGCTGGGGCAGCTCTTGCTCAAGCTCGCGAGCCCCGGCGCGGTGGACACCTACCAGGGCTGCGAGCTGTGGGACCTCTCGCTCGTGGACCCGGACAACCGCCGGCCGGTGGACTTCGCCCTGCGCGCGCGCCTGCTGGAGGCGCTGGACCAGGAGGCGAAGCAGGATGCGGCGGGGCTCGCGCAGGCGCTCGCCGCGGACATGACGGACGGCCGCGCGAAGCTCTACCTCCTGGCCGCGGGGCTGCGGCTGCGCCAGCGCCACCCGCAGCTCTTCCGCGAGGGCAACTACGTGGCCCTCGCGGCCGAGGGCCCGCGCGCGAGCGCCCAGGTCTCCTTCGTGCGCGAGGGCGGCGGGGCCTGCCTGCTCGCGTCCGCGCCGCGCTTCACGCTCTCGGCGCTGGAGGAGCAGGGGCTCGCGCGCGCCTCCGAGGGCACGCGCCTGCGGCTGCCCGCGAGCTGGGCGGGGCGCACCCTGCGCTGCACGCTCACGGGGCGTGAGGTGCAGGTGCCTGCGGACGGCGCGCTCGAGCTCGCGCCGCTGCTCGAGCGCTTCCCGGTGGTGCTGCTGGAGGGCGCGGGAGGGGGCGGCGGATGA
- a CDS encoding DUF885 domain-containing protein, with protein MPLTPPVRTVLLAACVLGAACAKRPDAAAPAPAPAPAPAAAAAPAAPAPERFNQVVDAVFEASFRFSPSTATAQGVHTYDAKLEDLSRAHIEARIEELEALRARLGALDRGSLSFDEAIDLKALEAQLDAEHFELSETRNWEKNPMLYAGLPGGAVDVLMKRNFAPAAERLRSVVARLRQVPAVYAAGKANVKEPPREFTDLALRMTKGSVGFFEGSVGTWARAAAGGDAALLAEFEAANAAAIASVKDYAQWLQQDLLPRSTGKYALGEKAFLEKLKLEEMIDLPLPELLARGQANLEKDHRDFVATAKRINPRLTPAEVMHTLEKDHPTAQDLIPSVRRSLEGVREFLVKKDLVTIPSEVRPAVEETPPYARSGSFASMDNPGPYETKATEAFYYVTPVEQDWDAKHREEHLRLYNKYVVALINIHEVWPGHYLQFLYAQQFPTKVRKLVSVGSNAEGWAHYAEQMMLDQGYGNGDPKLRLAQLSEALLRDCRYVAGIQLHTGGWSVEQGAKLFHEQCFQQPANAYEEARRGAYNPTYLYYTYGKLEIQQLAREYMAKKGGTLKQFHDAFVAQGSLPLPLVRRILLER; from the coding sequence ATGCCCCTCACGCCCCCCGTTCGCACCGTCCTGCTCGCCGCCTGCGTCCTCGGCGCCGCGTGCGCGAAGCGCCCCGACGCCGCCGCACCCGCCCCTGCTCCGGCGCCCGCCCCGGCGGCCGCGGCAGCCCCTGCGGCTCCAGCCCCTGAGCGCTTCAATCAGGTGGTGGACGCGGTCTTCGAGGCCTCCTTCCGCTTCTCCCCGTCCACTGCCACGGCGCAGGGCGTGCACACCTACGACGCGAAGCTCGAGGACCTGAGCCGCGCGCACATCGAGGCGCGCATCGAGGAGCTGGAGGCGCTGCGCGCGCGGCTGGGCGCCCTCGACCGGGGCAGCCTCTCCTTCGACGAGGCCATCGACCTGAAGGCGCTCGAGGCGCAGCTGGACGCGGAGCACTTCGAGCTGAGCGAGACGCGCAACTGGGAGAAGAACCCCATGCTCTACGCGGGGCTGCCCGGCGGCGCGGTGGACGTGCTGATGAAGCGCAACTTCGCGCCCGCTGCCGAGCGGCTGCGCAGCGTGGTGGCGCGCCTTCGCCAGGTGCCGGCGGTGTACGCCGCGGGCAAGGCCAACGTGAAAGAGCCTCCGCGCGAGTTCACGGACCTCGCGCTGCGCATGACGAAGGGCTCGGTCGGCTTCTTCGAGGGCTCGGTGGGCACCTGGGCCCGCGCGGCCGCGGGCGGGGACGCGGCGCTCCTCGCCGAGTTCGAGGCCGCCAACGCGGCAGCAATCGCCTCGGTGAAGGACTACGCGCAGTGGCTTCAGCAGGACCTGCTGCCGCGCTCCACCGGCAAGTACGCGCTGGGCGAGAAGGCCTTCCTCGAGAAGCTGAAGCTCGAGGAGATGATCGACCTGCCCCTGCCCGAGCTGCTCGCGCGCGGCCAGGCGAACCTCGAGAAGGACCACCGGGACTTCGTGGCGACGGCGAAGCGCATCAACCCGCGCCTCACGCCCGCCGAGGTCATGCACACGCTGGAGAAGGACCACCCCACGGCGCAGGACCTCATCCCCTCCGTGCGCCGCTCGCTCGAGGGCGTGCGCGAGTTCCTGGTGAAGAAGGACCTGGTGACCATCCCCTCCGAGGTGCGCCCGGCCGTGGAGGAGACGCCGCCCTACGCGCGCTCCGGCAGCTTCGCCTCGATGGACAACCCGGGCCCCTACGAGACGAAGGCCACCGAGGCCTTCTACTACGTCACCCCGGTGGAGCAGGACTGGGACGCGAAGCACCGCGAGGAGCACCTGCGCCTCTACAACAAGTACGTCGTGGCGCTCATCAACATCCACGAGGTGTGGCCGGGCCACTACCTGCAGTTCCTCTACGCGCAGCAGTTCCCCACCAAGGTGCGCAAGCTGGTGAGCGTGGGGAGCAACGCCGAGGGCTGGGCGCACTACGCCGAGCAGATGATGCTGGACCAGGGCTACGGCAACGGCGACCCGAAGCTGCGGCTCGCGCAGCTCTCCGAGGCGCTGCTGCGCGACTGCCGCTACGTGGCGGGCATCCAGCTGCACACCGGCGGCTGGAGCGTGGAGCAGGGCGCGAAGCTCTTCCACGAGCAGTGCTTCCAGCAGCCGGCCAACGCCTACGAGGAGGCGCGCCGCGGCGCCTACAACCCCACGTACCTCTACTACACCTACGGCAAGCTCGAGATTCAGCAGCTCGCGCGCGAGTACATGGCGAAGAAGGGCGGCACGCTGAAGCAGTTCCACGACGCCTTCGTCGCGCAGGGCAGCCTGCCGCTGCCCCTGGTGCGCCGCATCCTGCTCGAGCGCTGA
- a CDS encoding TerC family protein, whose protein sequence is MNTTAALWVGFNLFVLAMLALDLGVFNRKEHVTTPKEAGVWTGVWVTLSLIFCAGIWHYRGPAVGMQWLTAYVVEYALSVDNLFVFLMVFSYFRVAPLHQHRVLYWGILGAFVMRATLIIVGASLVQRFNWLIYLFGAFLVFTAVKMFFESEEEEDPEQQLIVRWSRRVLPVSKTPRETSHFFVREDGRLKVTPLFIVLLVVEATDLLFALDSIPAVLGISQDSFIVYTSNVCAILGLRSLFFVVASLMDKFHLLKVGLSAILAFVGVKMLITYFDVHVPIGWSLGTIAGILLLSIVASLIWPQAAEEPTREGPRDVEQ, encoded by the coding sequence GTGAATACGACAGCGGCCCTGTGGGTCGGGTTCAACCTCTTCGTGCTGGCGATGCTCGCGCTCGACCTGGGCGTGTTCAACCGCAAGGAGCACGTCACCACGCCGAAGGAGGCGGGGGTCTGGACGGGCGTGTGGGTGACGCTCAGCCTGATCTTCTGCGCCGGCATCTGGCACTACCGGGGCCCGGCGGTGGGCATGCAGTGGCTCACCGCGTACGTGGTCGAGTACGCGCTGTCGGTGGACAACCTCTTCGTCTTCCTGATGGTGTTCAGCTACTTCCGGGTGGCGCCGCTGCACCAGCACCGGGTGCTGTACTGGGGCATCCTCGGCGCCTTCGTGATGCGCGCCACGCTGATCATCGTGGGCGCGAGCCTGGTGCAGCGCTTCAACTGGCTCATCTACCTGTTCGGCGCCTTCCTCGTCTTCACCGCGGTGAAGATGTTCTTCGAGAGCGAGGAGGAGGAGGACCCGGAGCAGCAGCTGATCGTGCGCTGGAGCCGGCGGGTGCTGCCGGTGTCCAAGACCCCGCGCGAGACCTCCCACTTCTTCGTGCGCGAGGACGGGCGGCTGAAGGTGACGCCGCTGTTCATCGTGCTGCTGGTGGTGGAGGCGACCGACCTGCTCTTCGCGCTGGACTCCATCCCGGCGGTGCTGGGCATCAGCCAGGACAGCTTCATCGTCTACACGTCCAACGTGTGCGCCATCCTCGGCCTGCGCTCGCTCTTCTTCGTGGTGGCGAGCCTGATGGACAAGTTCCACCTGCTCAAGGTGGGGCTCAGCGCCATCCTCGCGTTCGTGGGGGTGAAGATGCTCATCACCTACTTCGACGTGCACGTGCCCATCGGCTGGTCGCTGGGGACCATCGCCGGCATCCTGCTGCTCTCCATCGTGGCCTCGCTCATCTGGCCGCAGGCGGCCGAGGAGCCGACGCGCGAGGGGCCGCGGGACGTGGAGCAGTAG
- a CDS encoding DUF423 domain-containing protein encodes MTRLWLLLGALNGFLSVAAGAFGAHALKARLGADLLAVFETGARYHMYHALALLAVGLLAAVRPAGVPPGLLDGAGWAFLVGILLFSGSLYALALTGVRGLGAITPLGGLGFLAGWVLLALAALRHAP; translated from the coding sequence ATGACGCGGCTCTGGCTCCTGCTCGGTGCGCTGAACGGCTTCCTCTCGGTGGCGGCGGGGGCGTTCGGCGCCCACGCCCTGAAGGCGCGGCTCGGCGCGGACCTGCTCGCCGTCTTCGAGACGGGCGCCCGCTACCACATGTACCACGCGCTCGCGCTGCTGGCCGTGGGGCTGCTCGCGGCGGTGCGGCCTGCGGGCGTCCCGCCGGGCCTGCTGGATGGCGCCGGGTGGGCCTTCCTCGTCGGCATCCTGCTCTTCTCCGGCAGCCTCTACGCGCTCGCGCTCACGGGCGTGCGCGGACTGGGCGCGATCACGCCACTCGGAGGGCTCGGCTTCCTCGCGGGCTGGGTACTGCTCGCCCTCGCGGCCCTCCGCCACGCACCCTGA
- the hemH gene encoding ferrochelatase produces MRAPAPDAPKKGLLLVNLGTPDAPEAGPVRRYLREFLGDPRVLDLPAAGRTLLLEGAILPFRPAKSAEAYRKIWTPEGSPLLVYSRALERAVAERLSGEYAVELGMRYGNPSLPAALARLRARGVSELTVLPLYPQEAASSSGSTRARVYELLAGGWDATPVRMVPAFFDDAGFLDAFAAVATPELARFRQDHVLFSFHGLPERHMRKSDPSGGHCLSSADCCAQLTAVNRTCYRAQSYATARALAARLGLAEGASSVSFQSRLGRTPWIHPYTDVVLPELAQRGVRRLAVMCPAFVADCLETLEEIGLRARDQFRAAGGEDLLLVPSLNAHPAWVEAVVRLVRATAPAGNGVG; encoded by the coding sequence ATGCGCGCGCCTGCTCCCGACGCTCCGAAGAAGGGCCTGCTGCTGGTGAACCTGGGCACGCCGGATGCGCCCGAGGCGGGCCCGGTGCGCCGCTACCTGCGCGAGTTCCTCGGAGACCCGCGCGTGCTGGACCTGCCGGCGGCCGGGCGCACGCTGCTGCTCGAGGGCGCCATCCTCCCGTTCCGCCCGGCCAAGAGCGCCGAGGCCTACCGGAAGATCTGGACCCCCGAGGGCTCGCCCCTGCTCGTCTACAGCCGCGCCCTCGAGCGCGCGGTGGCCGAGCGGCTCTCGGGCGAGTACGCGGTGGAGCTGGGGATGCGCTACGGCAACCCGTCCTTGCCGGCGGCGCTCGCGCGGCTGCGCGCGCGCGGCGTGAGCGAGCTCACGGTGCTGCCGCTCTACCCGCAGGAGGCCGCCTCCTCCTCGGGTTCCACGCGCGCGCGGGTCTACGAGCTGCTCGCCGGGGGCTGGGACGCGACGCCCGTGCGCATGGTGCCCGCGTTCTTCGACGACGCCGGGTTCCTGGATGCCTTCGCCGCGGTGGCCACGCCGGAGCTCGCGCGCTTTCGCCAGGACCACGTGCTCTTCAGCTTCCACGGCCTGCCCGAGCGCCACATGCGCAAGAGCGACCCGAGTGGCGGGCACTGCCTCTCCTCTGCGGACTGCTGTGCGCAGCTCACGGCGGTGAACCGGACCTGCTATCGCGCCCAGAGCTACGCCACGGCGCGCGCGCTCGCCGCGCGGCTCGGGCTCGCGGAGGGCGCGAGCAGCGTGTCCTTCCAGAGCCGGCTCGGGCGCACGCCGTGGATCCACCCGTACACGGACGTGGTGCTCCCGGAGCTCGCGCAGAGGGGCGTGCGCCGGCTCGCGGTGATGTGCCCGGCCTTCGTCGCGGACTGCCTCGAGACGCTCGAGGAGATCGGCCTGCGCGCCCGCGACCAGTTCCGCGCGGCAGGCGGCGAGGACCTGCTGCTCGTGCCCAGCCTCAACGCCCACCCCGCCTGGGTGGAGGCCGTCGTGCGGCTCGTGCGTGCCACCGCTCCCGCTGGGAACGGGGTGGGGTGA
- the glgX gene encoding glycogen debranching protein GlgX: MRRVEVLPGRPHPLGATFDGQGVNFAVYSEGARRMEVCLFDPAEPSRELRRLPLLEQTGHVWHGYVPGVKPGALYGLRAHGPYEPKKGLRYNPAKLLVDPYARALAGQVDFSAPIYGYRPQKPAAASPAATPAADAELDLLADPRDSAAGVPKGVVLTDAFDWGEDRAPRTPWNRSLLYELHVKGFTKLHPGIPEPLRGTYAGLAHPASLEHLKRLGVTAVELLPIHAFISEPFLSEKGLTNYWGYNTLSYFAPHAAYASAKDPAGVLAEFKGMVKLLHAAGIEVLLDVVYNHTCEGNHLGPTLSFKGLDNAAYYRLTEKDPRYYMDFTGCGNSWNATHPQALKLVADSLRYWVQEMHVDGFRFDLATTLGRDRMGYDTRAAFFQILHQDPVLSQVKLIAEPWDVGDFGYQVGNFPVLWSEWNGKYRDTIRKYWKGDDRQAAEIGYRLTGSSDLYALSGRRPTASVNFITAHDGFTLHDLVTYSQKHNEANQEDNRDGANDNHAWNCGVEGETEDPKIRALREQQKRNFLATLFLSQGVPMLVAGDEMGRTQKGNNNAYCQDNPLSWVSWEPDEAGRALLEFTATMSRIRREQPVLSKRRFFRGAYIWDSELKDLAWFRPDGREMRKEDWEKPYVRSLGFLLGGDALPTPDDEGNRIVGDTLLVLLNAHYEPITFSLPAIEWGADWEQVVDTASGEVLRGHTPAGGKLQVAARGLVVLRRPATE; this comes from the coding sequence ATGAGGCGCGTGGAGGTGCTGCCGGGGCGCCCCCATCCGCTGGGGGCCACCTTCGACGGGCAGGGCGTGAACTTCGCGGTGTACAGCGAGGGGGCGCGCCGGATGGAGGTGTGCCTCTTCGACCCCGCCGAGCCCTCGCGCGAGCTGCGCCGCCTCCCGCTGCTCGAGCAGACGGGGCACGTGTGGCACGGGTACGTGCCGGGCGTGAAGCCCGGCGCGCTCTACGGCCTGCGCGCGCACGGCCCCTACGAGCCGAAGAAGGGGCTGCGCTACAACCCGGCGAAGCTGCTGGTGGACCCGTACGCGCGCGCGCTCGCCGGGCAGGTGGACTTCTCCGCCCCCATCTACGGCTACCGCCCCCAGAAGCCCGCCGCCGCGAGCCCTGCGGCCACGCCCGCGGCGGACGCGGAGCTGGACCTGCTGGCGGACCCGCGCGACAGCGCCGCGGGCGTGCCCAAGGGCGTGGTGCTCACGGACGCCTTCGACTGGGGCGAGGACCGCGCCCCCCGCACGCCCTGGAACCGCAGCCTGCTCTACGAGCTGCACGTGAAGGGCTTCACGAAGCTGCACCCGGGGATCCCGGAGCCCCTGCGCGGCACCTATGCGGGGCTCGCGCACCCCGCCTCCCTCGAGCACCTCAAGCGCCTGGGGGTGACGGCGGTGGAGCTCTTGCCCATCCACGCCTTCATCAGCGAGCCCTTCCTCAGCGAGAAGGGGCTGACGAACTACTGGGGCTACAACACGCTGAGCTACTTCGCGCCGCACGCCGCCTACGCGAGCGCGAAGGACCCGGCCGGGGTGCTCGCCGAGTTCAAGGGGATGGTGAAGCTGCTGCACGCGGCCGGCATCGAGGTGCTGCTGGACGTGGTCTACAACCACACCTGCGAGGGCAACCACCTGGGGCCCACGCTCAGCTTCAAGGGCCTGGACAACGCGGCGTACTACCGGCTCACCGAGAAGGACCCGCGCTACTACATGGACTTCACCGGGTGCGGCAACTCGTGGAACGCCACGCACCCGCAGGCGCTGAAGCTGGTGGCGGACTCGCTTCGCTACTGGGTGCAGGAGATGCACGTGGACGGGTTCCGCTTCGACCTGGCCACCACCCTGGGCCGCGACCGCATGGGCTACGACACGCGCGCGGCCTTCTTCCAGATCCTCCACCAGGACCCGGTCTTGAGCCAGGTGAAGCTCATCGCGGAGCCCTGGGACGTGGGGGACTTCGGCTACCAGGTGGGCAACTTCCCGGTGCTCTGGAGCGAGTGGAACGGCAAGTACCGCGACACCATCCGCAAGTACTGGAAGGGCGATGACCGGCAGGCCGCGGAGATCGGCTACCGGCTCACCGGCTCCTCGGACCTGTACGCGCTCTCCGGCCGCCGGCCCACCGCGAGCGTGAACTTCATCACCGCGCACGACGGCTTCACCCTGCACGACCTGGTCACCTACTCGCAGAAGCACAACGAGGCGAACCAGGAGGACAACCGCGACGGCGCGAACGACAACCACGCCTGGAACTGCGGCGTGGAGGGCGAGACCGAGGACCCGAAGATCCGCGCGCTGCGCGAGCAGCAGAAGCGCAACTTCCTCGCCACGCTCTTCCTCAGCCAGGGCGTGCCCATGCTCGTGGCGGGCGACGAGATGGGCCGCACGCAGAAGGGCAACAACAACGCGTACTGCCAGGACAACCCGCTCTCGTGGGTGAGCTGGGAGCCGGACGAGGCGGGTCGGGCGCTGCTCGAGTTCACCGCGACCATGAGCCGCATCCGGCGCGAGCAGCCGGTGCTCAGCAAGCGCCGCTTCTTCCGCGGCGCGTACATCTGGGACAGCGAGCTGAAGGACCTCGCCTGGTTCCGGCCGGACGGGCGCGAGATGCGCAAGGAGGACTGGGAGAAGCCCTACGTGCGCTCGCTGGGCTTCCTGCTCGGCGGCGATGCGCTGCCCACCCCGGACGACGAGGGCAACCGCATCGTGGGGGACACGCTGCTGGTGCTGCTGAACGCGCACTACGAGCCCATTACGTTCAGCCTGCCGGCGATCGAGTGGGGCGCGGACTGGGAGCAGGTGGTGGACACGGCGAGCGGCGAGGTGCTGCGGGGGCACACGCCGGCGGGCGGCAAGCTGCAGGTGGCGGCGCGGGGGCTGGTGGTGCTGCGCCGTCCGGCGACCGAATAG
- the apaG gene encoding Co2+/Mg2+ efflux protein ApaG produces MSSTLTDGIRVTVRPAYWAERSQPESGQFAFMYTVELVNEGSLPAQLRSRHWVITDGNGHVEEVRGEGVVGKQPSLAPGERFEYTSWAMLRTPFGTMRGEYLMVRPDGARFEARIGEFALTQPHALH; encoded by the coding sequence ATGTCCTCGACCCTCACCGATGGCATTCGCGTCACCGTGCGGCCCGCCTACTGGGCCGAGCGCAGCCAGCCCGAGAGCGGCCAGTTCGCGTTCATGTACACCGTCGAGCTCGTGAACGAGGGCAGCCTCCCCGCCCAGCTGCGCAGCCGGCACTGGGTGATCACGGACGGCAACGGCCACGTGGAGGAGGTGCGCGGCGAGGGCGTGGTGGGCAAGCAGCCCTCGCTCGCCCCCGGCGAGCGCTTCGAGTACACGAGCTGGGCGATGCTGCGCACCCCCTTCGGCACCATGCGCGGCGAGTACCTGATGGTGCGCCCGGACGGCGCGCGCTTCGAGGCGCGCATCGGCGAGTTCGCGCTCACCCAGCCCCACGCCCTGCACTGA